From Xiphophorus hellerii strain 12219 chromosome 6, Xiphophorus_hellerii-4.1, whole genome shotgun sequence, the proteins below share one genomic window:
- the mmp16b gene encoding matrix metalloproteinase-16 isoform X1, producing MTLVSVSKRKPPDCFYAAALCLHLLLWISRSVSGEEQHQFSVEGWLQRYGYLPHTEPGMSVLRSAKTMQSAIAAMQRIYGLNVTGTLDETTKDDITLRWMQRPRCGVPDKIKSATRSRRRRYALTGQKWQRTHITYSIKNITPKVGARETHDAIRRAFDVWQGVTPLRFEAVPYSALETGRRDVDITIIFASGFHGDSSPFDGEGGFLAHAYFPGPGIGGDTHFDSDEPWTLGNPNHDGNDLFLVAVHELGHALGLEHSNDPTAIMAPFYQYMDTENFKLPQDDLQGIQKIYGPPDKAPQPTSPPPTVPPPRFHPPSDPRKHDRHARPHRPPQGTKPFNPNSKPNICDGGFNTLAILRQELFVFKDQWFWRVLDNSVVPGYPMLINHFWQGLPPKIDAVYENSEGKFVFFKGNRFWVFKDRHLLPSYPQDISLFGSGMPTQSIETAVWWEEVAKTYFFKGDRYWRYNEDMRTMDPGYPKPITIWKGIPDSPQGAFVDKANGFTYFYKGKEYWKFNNQRLRVEPSYPRSILRDFMGCDGLPTDPDWGWNPPAADERHCDNNDVDVVIKLDSVGGTEKAVAIAIPCVLALCMMVLLYTVFQFRRKSTQRHILYCKRSMQEWV from the exons GGATGGCTACAGAGGTATGGATACCTTCCCCACACAGAACCGGGAATGTCTGTCCTGCGCTCAGCCAAAACCATGCAGTCAGCCATTGCTGCTATGCAGCGCATCTACGGTCTCAATGTCACAGGGACGCTGGATGAGACAACCAAGGA TGATATCACTCTAAG ATGGATGCAGAGGCCACGCTGTGGAGTTCcagataaaattaaaagtgcCACAAGGTCAAGAAGGAGGAGATATGCGTTGACAGGGCAGAAGTGGCAGCGTACGCACATAACCTACAG CATAAAAAATATCACACCAAAGGTGGGTGCCCGGGAGACTCATGATGCCATCCGGAGGGCGTTTGATGTGTGGCAGGGTGTGACTCCCCTGCGCTTCGAGGCCGTTCCATACAGTGCCCTGGAGACTGGCAGGCGTGACGTGGACATCACCATCATCTTCGCTTCTGGCTTTCATGGTGACAGCTCGCCCTTCGATGGGGAGGGTGGATTCCTCGCCCATGCCTATTTCCCAGGGCCTGGCATAGGAGGGGACACTCACTTTGATTCAGATGAGCCCTGGACCCTTGGAAACCCCAACCATGATG GAAATGATCTGTTCTTGGTTGCAGTTCATGAGCTGGGGCATGCCCTCGGCCTTGAGCACTCAAATGACCCCACTGCTATCATGGCTCCTTTCTACCAGTACATGGACACAGAGAATTTCAAACTACCTCAAGATGACTTGCAGGGAATCCAGAAAATCTATG GACCACCAGATAAAGCTCCACAGCCCACCAGTCCGCCGCCTACAGTTCCACCTCCTCGTTTCCATCCGCCCTCAGATCCCCGGAAACACGACCGCCATGCAAGACCCCATCGCCCTCCGCAGGGGACAAAGCCGTTTAACCCCAACTCCAAACCAAACATTTGCGACGGAGGCTTCAACACTCTGGCCATCCTACGCCAGGAACTGTTCGTCTTCAAG GACCAATGGTTCTGGAGGGTACTGGACAATTCAGTGGTCCCGGGCTACCCCATGCTGATCAACCACTTCTGGCAAGGCTTGCCTCCCAAAATTGATGCAGTGTATGAAAACAGTGAAgggaaatttgtcttttttaaag gaaACCGTTTCTGGGTGTTCAAGGATAGGCATCTTCTGCCTTCCTACCCTCAGGACATTTCTCTGTTCGGTAGCGGCATGCCCACACAGAGTATCGAGACGGCCGTCTGGTGGGAAGAGGTCGCTAAGACCTACTTCTTCAAAGGAGACAG atacTGGAGGTATAACGAGGACATGAGGACGATGGACCCAGGTTACCCTAAACCCATCACTATCTGGAAGGGCATCCCTGACTCTCCACAGGGCGCTTTTGTGGACAAGGCAAATG GTTTTACCTACTTCTACAAGGGAAAAGAGTACTGGAAGTTTAACAACCAGCGGCTTCGCGTGGAGCCCAGCTACCCCAGGTCTATTCTGAGGGACTTCATGGGCTGCGACGGCCTCCCCACTGACCCCGACTGGGGCTGGAATCCCCCGGCGGCAGACGAAAGGCACTGTGACAACAATGATGTGGATGTCGTCATCAAACTGGACAGCGTTGGGGGTACGGAGAAGGCTGTGGCCATTGCCATTCCTTGCGTCCTGGCGCTGTGCATGATGGTCCTCCTCTACACCGTTTTCCAGTTCAGGAGGAAGAGCACGCAGCGGCACATACTGTACTGCAAGCGCTCCATGCAGGAGTGGGTCTAA
- the mmp16b gene encoding matrix metalloproteinase-16 isoform X2, translated as MTLVSVSKRKPPDCFYAAALCLHLLLWISRSVSGEEQHQFSVEGWLQRYGYLPHTEPGMSVLRSAKTMQSAIAAMQRIYGLNVTGTLDETTKEWMQRPRCGVPDKIKSATRSRRRRYALTGQKWQRTHITYSIKNITPKVGARETHDAIRRAFDVWQGVTPLRFEAVPYSALETGRRDVDITIIFASGFHGDSSPFDGEGGFLAHAYFPGPGIGGDTHFDSDEPWTLGNPNHDGNDLFLVAVHELGHALGLEHSNDPTAIMAPFYQYMDTENFKLPQDDLQGIQKIYGPPDKAPQPTSPPPTVPPPRFHPPSDPRKHDRHARPHRPPQGTKPFNPNSKPNICDGGFNTLAILRQELFVFKDQWFWRVLDNSVVPGYPMLINHFWQGLPPKIDAVYENSEGKFVFFKGNRFWVFKDRHLLPSYPQDISLFGSGMPTQSIETAVWWEEVAKTYFFKGDRYWRYNEDMRTMDPGYPKPITIWKGIPDSPQGAFVDKANGFTYFYKGKEYWKFNNQRLRVEPSYPRSILRDFMGCDGLPTDPDWGWNPPAADERHCDNNDVDVVIKLDSVGGTEKAVAIAIPCVLALCMMVLLYTVFQFRRKSTQRHILYCKRSMQEWV; from the exons GGATGGCTACAGAGGTATGGATACCTTCCCCACACAGAACCGGGAATGTCTGTCCTGCGCTCAGCCAAAACCATGCAGTCAGCCATTGCTGCTATGCAGCGCATCTACGGTCTCAATGTCACAGGGACGCTGGATGAGACAACCAAGGA ATGGATGCAGAGGCCACGCTGTGGAGTTCcagataaaattaaaagtgcCACAAGGTCAAGAAGGAGGAGATATGCGTTGACAGGGCAGAAGTGGCAGCGTACGCACATAACCTACAG CATAAAAAATATCACACCAAAGGTGGGTGCCCGGGAGACTCATGATGCCATCCGGAGGGCGTTTGATGTGTGGCAGGGTGTGACTCCCCTGCGCTTCGAGGCCGTTCCATACAGTGCCCTGGAGACTGGCAGGCGTGACGTGGACATCACCATCATCTTCGCTTCTGGCTTTCATGGTGACAGCTCGCCCTTCGATGGGGAGGGTGGATTCCTCGCCCATGCCTATTTCCCAGGGCCTGGCATAGGAGGGGACACTCACTTTGATTCAGATGAGCCCTGGACCCTTGGAAACCCCAACCATGATG GAAATGATCTGTTCTTGGTTGCAGTTCATGAGCTGGGGCATGCCCTCGGCCTTGAGCACTCAAATGACCCCACTGCTATCATGGCTCCTTTCTACCAGTACATGGACACAGAGAATTTCAAACTACCTCAAGATGACTTGCAGGGAATCCAGAAAATCTATG GACCACCAGATAAAGCTCCACAGCCCACCAGTCCGCCGCCTACAGTTCCACCTCCTCGTTTCCATCCGCCCTCAGATCCCCGGAAACACGACCGCCATGCAAGACCCCATCGCCCTCCGCAGGGGACAAAGCCGTTTAACCCCAACTCCAAACCAAACATTTGCGACGGAGGCTTCAACACTCTGGCCATCCTACGCCAGGAACTGTTCGTCTTCAAG GACCAATGGTTCTGGAGGGTACTGGACAATTCAGTGGTCCCGGGCTACCCCATGCTGATCAACCACTTCTGGCAAGGCTTGCCTCCCAAAATTGATGCAGTGTATGAAAACAGTGAAgggaaatttgtcttttttaaag gaaACCGTTTCTGGGTGTTCAAGGATAGGCATCTTCTGCCTTCCTACCCTCAGGACATTTCTCTGTTCGGTAGCGGCATGCCCACACAGAGTATCGAGACGGCCGTCTGGTGGGAAGAGGTCGCTAAGACCTACTTCTTCAAAGGAGACAG atacTGGAGGTATAACGAGGACATGAGGACGATGGACCCAGGTTACCCTAAACCCATCACTATCTGGAAGGGCATCCCTGACTCTCCACAGGGCGCTTTTGTGGACAAGGCAAATG GTTTTACCTACTTCTACAAGGGAAAAGAGTACTGGAAGTTTAACAACCAGCGGCTTCGCGTGGAGCCCAGCTACCCCAGGTCTATTCTGAGGGACTTCATGGGCTGCGACGGCCTCCCCACTGACCCCGACTGGGGCTGGAATCCCCCGGCGGCAGACGAAAGGCACTGTGACAACAATGATGTGGATGTCGTCATCAAACTGGACAGCGTTGGGGGTACGGAGAAGGCTGTGGCCATTGCCATTCCTTGCGTCCTGGCGCTGTGCATGATGGTCCTCCTCTACACCGTTTTCCAGTTCAGGAGGAAGAGCACGCAGCGGCACATACTGTACTGCAAGCGCTCCATGCAGGAGTGGGTCTAA